In a genomic window of Paroedura picta isolate Pp20150507F chromosome 14, Ppicta_v3.0, whole genome shotgun sequence:
- the LOC143823761 gene encoding uncharacterized protein LOC143823761 encodes MIRCTLHLAPPPFCSATREGTMESSSQASSVPATGRGPTWRDAEIRDLIAIFSEEKIQDTFQSSHRNREVFEQVAIKMRALGHNRTGLECRSKTKTMRAEYMRAVNHNKGSGNEKVTCPYFEEQRLLYGDGEGAGRPKRVGRSLKVVRKPAAPVEEPPAEEDPGEGTSSTVRPPPPVQQRGADMVTLDLLAIAPGEPEEIPQQTPLASETQMPGTVVLESPAAVAEDSDSGASTNVDFIPGTQEEEERGVAGPPAQRRRIQIQDEVLSEDDEPAGSPPRGALQAKERLARERGRLRRVSVLTSVGERILEHCQEESRRAAAADQAMLSLVAQEGK; translated from the exons atgatccgttgcaccctgcacctcgcaccacctccattttgctcagctactcgcgaaggcaccatggaatcttcttcgcaagcgtcgtccgtcccggcaaccggccgtgggccaacatggagggacgcggagatcagggacctgatcgcgattttctcggaagagaaaatccaggacaccttccagtcctcgcacaggaatcgggaggtctttgaacaagtggccatcaagatgcgtgccctgggccacaacaggaccggccttgaatgccggtcaaaaactaaaacaatgcgggcggagtacatgcgtgccgtgaaccacaataagggttccggcaacgagaaggtgacctgcccgtactttgaggagcagcgcctgctgtacggcgacggggaaggagccggcaggccgaagcgcgtcgggaggagcctgaaggtggttcggaagccggctgccccggtcgaggaaccacccgctgaggaggatcccggcgagggcacctcgtccaccgtccggcctccaccccccgtccagcaacgaggcgCGGACATGGTCACGCTGGACCTactggccatcgctcctggggagccagaggagattcctcagcaaacgccccttgcctccg agacacagatgcctgggacggtggtcctcgagtccccagcaGCGGTGGCCGAGGACAGTGATTCCGGGGCgtcaacaaatgttg atttcatacccgggacgcaggaggaggaggagcgtggggtggctggacctcctgcccagcgcaggcggatacagatccaagatg aggtcctttcagaagacgatgagccagccggctcaccacctagaggtgctctccaagcaaaggagaggctggcgagggaacgcggcaggctgcggcgcgtctccgtcttaacaagtgttggagaaaggatcctcgagcactgccaggaggagtccaggcgtgccgctgccgcagaccaggcgatgctctccctcgtggcccaggagggaaaataa